The DNA window aTCAAAACCAAACCAAGAGAAGAAGCCCAAGTTCTCAGACTAAAACCCTGTTTGTTTTCATGGCGGCACatcgtttttgaaaaaaattgtttcaatttatttctttatatttttataccttttttgtgttaacatgtcaaaaataaattttaaaaataaaaaaatatattattattctaatgcatttaaaaaagaaaaagtttaaaaaacaacgGTCACCGAAaagccaaaaaagaaaacacctaAAGGTGATAGAATATTCCTTTGCCTCGATTAGCTTTTAGGAATCATAAAAGCCATCAAcaacttatttgatttttgaccCTGCAACTTCGTGTATCCTAAAacgttttttctgtttttgcaAAAGGCAGTCAGAAGAGGGCATCTTCGTCTTTACAGCAGTCAGAGTACTGTCtcattgataaaaacaaagataGGTGTCCAAATCATTCCCCTGCAAACAAGTGCCACTCATCCCTCTCACCatgaaatattgaaaaaataaaaaatatcttagatTTGACCAGTCAACGGGAACATTAAAAGCTTTTTTAAAGACTCGAAAAAGAAGATTGGTTTGAATATAGCGCATGCATTAATTTACTAATCGTTTTCCCGTTCTTTGACCAAgagaccaccaccaccaccaccaccgcctTGTACATCAcccagcaaagaaaaaaaatatatagaaagaagcagaaggagagagaagaatCTCAATAATAGAAGCTAGCCATAACcaaattcaaaagaataaattgattgatcatgcagaggaagaagagataACATTTGGGACACTGCTAGCTTGACTGCGATGAAGAAGAAGGTGGCGGGGATGAAGATGACTCGAATTTATAGTATTTATCAACAGCAACAGACACATCCCAGGTGCAACTGAGTCCTCTGGGTATGGTCACAAGATCCCCCGCACCAAACTCCACAAACTCCAACGACCCTTTTGGGTACACTTTCACCTTCCCTTTCACCAAATAGCACGTCTCCTCTGCATCAAACTTTAGCTGATACCTCCCTGGAGAGCAACCCCATCTATTTCATGACAACAAAACGAAGAAGCATAACTCTGGATTAACTACCACAGCCATATATGAAAAGAGATCATTACTTACATGATTAGCTAGCTACTACATATCTATATATACATGTAGGGGAAATTAAGAGAGACTCACTTGGGCCAGCACTTGAAGTTAAGTTCACTGAGTCGTGACTGTGAGGGGTTCGTCTCAACGATGATTCTTAGGTTTTCAGCCATTAAAGTGGTTAGCTGAAAGAAGGGTAAAGGGAGGAGGTTACAGTGGAAAAACACAAGATCGAACTACTTTTTTCTAGTCTCTTGTCTAGTgactctccctccctccctccctctctctctctgcgtGCATATATATTATTGGAGAGTAGATAGAGAACGAACGCAGGAATATCTCTTTTTTAACATGGAAGCAGAGGAGGATAAGATAGATACCTTGACATGAATAGGCTTTGTGTTGGCAGGAGGCAGTGCCTCCTCATTATTAACCATTGACTAATCACATCACGCCATGTCACGATCAACCATGTATGAGGTTAAACCGACCACGCCTTGCAGATACTCTATCATAGTAATTCTTGATGGATTGTGACCTAAGGATTTTATCCCATGAGCTTGTAACTATTATTTCATCACTAGAACCAGGTAAGGTGGATCAAGTGAAATATATTCTTACAAGTTTGAATTACTTAGATATTCAATGATTAGgtttttgaataatattgatATACTGGGTGAAACTAGACTGATTAATAGCATGTTTGGGAGGgtgatataatttattttttaaagtattttttttaaaaaaaaacatatcaaaaacatatttttttaatttttaacattatcatttttaaaaaaaaattaaatatattaatttaaagttttttcaggtacaaaaattttaaaaattttaaaagtacaaTTGGATTATAATTCCAAATAATACTTTAGAAATCCAATCATATTCTAggtacaaaaattttaaaaattttaaaagtacaaTTGGATTATAATTCCAAATAATACTTTAGAAATCCAATCATATTCTAGTTGACTTAGTCAAATATAAATGAGATTCAATCGAATTAActctaagaattttttttttagttttacttaaaataatgtagtaataaaaataatttttagttgaaaatatattaaaatgataaatttttaattcttttaaaaatatttaaataaatatcaatttcaaacaaaaataattcaaaaaaaggGGTTGAAATACATAATCACACGGAAGCTTAACCAGGGCACGCAAGAAAGATGGATCGGGAACAAAGGGAGGTGGTCCTTCTCCTGGTCAAAGGGTTGACTGGGCTGCACAGCTGGCAGGGAATCATTGGGTAAGAATATAAATATCACACCGTTTGACTTGACCAAGGTGGTATCATGGAGATACCGACATGGAATGGCGGTGTCAAGTGTCAGGTCTTATTTTTACTCTTTGGATCCAAATCCATTTGATCCTCTCCTCTGCTGTTCATAGAAGTGATCGAATGTCGAACGCTTGTGCAATTCCACGTGCAAATATTGATCTGATTTTGTCAAATGTGAACCGCACGAAATTTAAcataacattaaataaaaatacacagaACGTGGGTTTTTCTAGATTGTAATTTCTCAAATTACCATCTTATCCTTTCATTGAAAAAACAGGATCCGTCGTGGTGGtgtaatttgatctttttcacTTACTCGTtgccaatttaatattttcaaaaaatttaaaacaataaagctACTTATTTGTCcatgggtaaaaaaaaaattatttgaatgaaATTAAGGCCGTGTTTATTTCTTGAaaagttgtttttgaaaaatcactttctaaacttttttgtgtttatttgccattagaaaagttggttaacagaaaacactttccggtcaacagaaaatactttccagtcaaaggaaaatttggtttgattttcaggaaagtgttttccttttattttgagtggaaaacactttctgaaagttgtgaaaaatttagaaatgtcatattatttgctaattatattaaatttggttttcaaacttttgattgctata is part of the Populus trichocarpa isolate Nisqually-1 chromosome 2, P.trichocarpa_v4.1, whole genome shotgun sequence genome and encodes:
- the LOC7459530 gene encoding uncharacterized protein LOC7459530, with product MAENLRIIVETNPSQSRLSELNFKCWPKWGCSPGRYQLKFDAEETCYLVKGKVKVYPKGSLEFVEFGAGDLVTIPRGLSCTWDVSVAVDKYYKFESSSSPPPSSSSQSS